One genomic region from Phragmites australis chromosome 1, lpPhrAust1.1, whole genome shotgun sequence encodes:
- the LOC133923798 gene encoding BAG family molecular chaperone regulator 4-like, producing MMSGRPGGRDAEGEWEVRPGGMLDGDAAGPAIRVRVSHGAALRDVSVPALATFGELKRILTQATGLEPERQRLFFRGKEKSDNEFLHAAGVKDGAKLLLLEKLAPANMEQKAEPVIMDEGMMKACESVAHVRAEVDKLSAKVCDLEKCVIGGRKVEDKEFVVLTELLMMQLLKLDGIEAEGEARAQRKAEVHRVQSLVETLDKLKARNANPFRDHNKAVSVTTQWETFENGMGSLSAPPPHVSSTQINTDWEYFD from the exons ATGATGAGCGGCAGACCGGGCGGGAGGGACGCCGAGGGCGAGTGGGAGGTCCGGCCGGGCGGGATGCTGGACGGCGACGCGGCCGGCCCCGCCATCAGGGTCAGGGTGTCCCACGGCGCCGCCTTGCGCGACGTCTCCGTGCCGGCGCTCGCCACCTTCG GTGAGCTGAAGAGGATCCTTACCCAGGCTACTGGCTTGGAGCCTGAGAGGCAGAGGCTCTTCTTCCGTGGGAAGGAGAAAAGTGACAACGAGTTCCTGCACGCAGCAGGTGTCAAGGATGGGGCAAAATTGCTTCTGCTAGAGAAGCTTGCCCCTGCCAACATGGAGCAGAAGGCTGAGCCAGTGATTATGGATGAGGGCATGATGAAGGCATGCGAGTCTGTCGCGCATGTCAGAGCTGAAGTTGATAAACTCTCAGCTAAG GTGTGTGACTTGGAGAAGTGTGTGATTGGAGGGAGAAAGGTTGAGGATAAAGAATTTGTCGTCTTGACGGAGCTGCTTATGATGCAGCTTCTCAAACTCGATGGCATAGAAGCTGAAGGAGAAGCCAGGGCACAGAGGAAGGCGGAG GTGCACCGAGTTCAGTCGCTTGTGGAGACCTTGGACAAGCTGAAAGCAAGAAATGCTAACCCCTTCCGTGATCACAACAAAGCTGTTTCAGTGACGACACAGTGGGAGACATTCGAAAATGGTATGGGCAGCTTGAGCGCACCCCCGCCACATGTTTCTTCGACACAAATCAACACTGACTGGGAGTATTTCGACTAG